The following coding sequences are from one Arvicanthis niloticus isolate mArvNil1 chromosome 14, mArvNil1.pat.X, whole genome shotgun sequence window:
- the Nrep gene encoding neuronal regeneration-related protein isoform X1 encodes MPRPQVYYYSRAAQPLLGGPPPRLARPQTAASASLFVCKAAARRGGEPARVRAALPGLLRAVPFPPHPPRAPCPTAATARVRGPWSALVLAARPRGREPLIPAECREQRE; translated from the exons ATGCCCCGGCCGCAGGTTTATTATTACAGTAGGGCTGCGCAGCCTCTCCTTGGCGGGCCGCCTCCGCGCCTGGCACGCCCCCAAACCGCCGCCTCCGCCTCCTTATTTGTCTGCAAAGCCGCCGCGCGGCGAGGCGGGGAGCCCGCCAGAGTGCGCGCTGCGCTCCCGGGGCTGCTCCGCGCggtccccttccccccccacccccccagggcCCCGTGCCCTACGGCGGCGACGGCGCGGGTGCGGGGGCCGTGGAGCGCGCTCGTGTTGGCCGCGCGCCCACGGGGCCGCGAGCCGCTGATTCCTGCCGA gtgtagagagcagagagagtGA